A window from Leptospira meyeri encodes these proteins:
- the hemN gene encoding oxygen-independent coproporphyrinogen III oxidase, translating to MKHLLEKYDTPAPRYTSYPTVPYWTDSPTLDECIQSLDTYLSPKDSKLAIYLHIPFCETLCTFCGCNTSITKNHTVEEPYVTALKNELHLYSEKVSSLNGKNLSELHLGGGSPTYLSDYNLQSTIEFILTKLNPAEDPQYSIEVDPRRTRISQLKLLQKLGFRRISLGVQDFDPEVQRLVNRIQPFELTENITLEARVLGFDSINFDLIYGLPKQTLDSMQYSIEKTLELKPDRIAFYSYAHVPWIKASQRLFTEKDLPEPTLKRDLYEMGRSLLEKEGYREIGMDHFALPHDKLWKAFNENKLHRNFMGYSESKTDVMLGLGSSSISETPNLFFQNQKLEMKYRKSILDGTIPILRGHKLTRSDQKRKQLILDLMTSWKVKVPNDIKSHVSNFLQEMESDKLVHWEEETLIVTELGKPFLRIVAMAFDEKLQLSQPTKPVFSKAI from the coding sequence ATGAAACATCTACTCGAAAAATATGATACGCCTGCCCCAAGATACACGAGTTATCCGACAGTTCCTTATTGGACTGACTCTCCTACTTTAGATGAATGCATACAATCATTGGATACATATCTATCTCCTAAAGATTCAAAATTAGCAATTTATCTCCATATCCCCTTTTGTGAAACATTATGCACTTTCTGTGGTTGTAATACTTCCATCACAAAAAATCATACGGTAGAAGAACCCTATGTCACTGCCCTAAAAAACGAATTGCATCTATATTCAGAAAAAGTATCAAGTTTAAATGGAAAGAACTTAAGTGAACTTCATTTAGGCGGCGGAAGTCCAACTTATCTCTCCGATTACAATTTACAATCCACGATCGAATTTATTTTAACTAAATTAAATCCGGCAGAAGATCCACAATATTCCATCGAAGTAGATCCGAGGAGAACAAGAATTTCCCAACTCAAACTTTTACAAAAGTTGGGATTTCGAAGAATTAGTTTGGGAGTTCAGGATTTTGATCCAGAAGTCCAAAGGTTAGTCAACAGAATCCAACCCTTTGAACTCACAGAAAATATCACTTTAGAAGCAAGAGTTCTAGGGTTTGATTCTATCAATTTCGATTTAATCTATGGATTACCAAAACAAACCCTCGATTCCATGCAGTATTCGATAGAAAAAACTTTGGAACTAAAACCAGACCGAATCGCATTTTATTCTTATGCACATGTTCCATGGATTAAGGCCTCACAAAGATTATTCACAGAAAAAGATCTTCCTGAACCCACTTTAAAACGTGATCTTTATGAAATGGGAAGATCGTTATTAGAAAAAGAAGGTTACCGTGAAATTGGAATGGATCACTTTGCCCTACCTCACGATAAATTATGGAAAGCGTTCAACGAAAATAAACTCCATAGAAATTTTATGGGTTATAGTGAATCAAAAACAGATGTTATGTTAGGGCTAGGTTCATCTTCCATTTCTGAAACTCCAAATCTATTTTTTCAAAACCAAAAACTAGAAATGAAGTATCGTAAATCTATTTTAGATGGAACCATCCCGATCCTACGTGGACACAAATTGACTCGATCAGATCAAAAGAGAAAACAATTAATTTTAGATTTAATGACCTCTTGGAAAGTGAAAGTTCCGAACGATATCAAATCCCATGTCTCGAACTTTTTGCAAGAGATGGAATCAGACAAGCTTGTTCATTGGGAAGAGGAAACACTTATCGTTACCGAGCTTGGCAAACCATTTTTACGAATTGTTGCCATGGCCTTCGATGAAAAATTGCAACTTAGTCAACCGACAAAACCAGTGTTCTCAAAAGCGATATGA
- a CDS encoding protoporphyrinogen/coproporphyrinogen oxidase encodes MNRKVHIIGGGITGLFLAYHHTKRGDSVILYEQSEKLGGVIGTKTVEEGLVELAANGVLLTDKIKLMLDDIGLTPLFPNKAAKRRYFWVKGKISRLPISILAGLKLLFAIGFKKIKFNQTQNFETWACQMFGTSVTKNIIEPAIGGVYGTRLDALQAESIFSNWDGSGKNTILKEIKKKKGKSLGTVSFPQGMGDLVSYLVRYLEPRIEIKTNYPMQTLDEILKWEGKIRFCISLKSLISVLGNRIQPNETPNLLSITTITRFGRFHLTKKPCFGVLFAKNEGIRALGVLSNSDIFPGRSKHGLHSETWIYPESAKQSENESWESILEKDRERITNKTDSPNEVYITSWNGVFPAYDRKLFEFNRIMDVMEADWLKKGIDIRFFGNYRKGIGLRSLFESTSSE; translated from the coding sequence ATGAACAGAAAAGTTCATATCATTGGAGGAGGAATTACTGGATTATTTCTTGCTTACCATCATACAAAACGTGGTGACTCCGTAATTTTGTATGAACAGTCAGAAAAGTTAGGTGGAGTGATTGGCACTAAAACTGTAGAAGAAGGATTAGTGGAACTTGCTGCCAATGGAGTATTACTGACAGACAAAATCAAACTTATGTTAGATGACATTGGCCTAACTCCGCTTTTCCCGAACAAAGCTGCGAAAAGAAGATACTTTTGGGTAAAGGGGAAAATTTCTAGGTTACCTATTTCAATATTAGCTGGACTAAAACTTTTATTTGCCATTGGATTCAAAAAGATAAAGTTTAATCAAACTCAAAACTTCGAAACCTGGGCCTGTCAAATGTTTGGGACTTCGGTTACAAAAAATATCATTGAACCCGCCATCGGTGGAGTTTACGGAACAAGATTGGATGCGCTTCAAGCAGAATCAATTTTTTCTAACTGGGATGGCTCAGGGAAAAACACGATCTTAAAAGAAATCAAAAAGAAAAAAGGAAAATCTCTCGGAACTGTATCTTTTCCCCAAGGAATGGGTGATCTCGTTTCTTATTTAGTCCGATACTTAGAACCTAGAATAGAAATCAAAACCAATTACCCAATGCAGACTTTGGATGAAATCTTAAAATGGGAAGGTAAGATCCGATTTTGTATTTCATTAAAAAGTTTAATCTCAGTACTTGGAAACCGAATCCAACCAAACGAAACACCTAACTTACTTTCGATTACAACCATTACAAGATTTGGAAGATTCCACCTAACCAAAAAACCCTGTTTTGGTGTCCTCTTTGCAAAAAACGAAGGAATCCGCGCACTCGGTGTCTTATCCAATTCTGATATCTTTCCGGGCCGGTCCAAACATGGACTCCACTCAGAAACATGGATTTATCCAGAATCGGCCAAACAATCGGAAAATGAATCTTGGGAATCCATACTCGAAAAAGATCGTGAACGTATTACAAATAAAACCGATTCGCCTAACGAAGTGTATATTACTTCGTGGAACGGCGTATTTCCAGCTTACGATAGAAAGTTATTTGAGTTTAACCGTATTATGGATGTTATGGAAGCCGATTGGTTAAAAAAAGGAATCGATATTCGTTTTTTTGGGAATTATAGAAAAGGAATAGGGCTCAGATCACTTTTTGAATCGACAAGTAGTGAGTGA
- the hemH gene encoding ferrochelatase, giving the protein MNHKQKKTLILVNLGGPRTSDEIEVFLTDLFTDPFVFDLPLPEFLRLPLARLIAKKRTPKVKRTYESMGFGGGSPLVSETEKQAKVLEKILNDKTSIDWTVNVAMTCGFPHIRDPKFEKPSPNTIYLPLYPQFSRSTVLSTLSHLEKKFHECPIGSGGYVPTFARDSKYHQISARFIFDFFSGVLNEADFLHFPKGKLANDWKNLDLVFSAHGVPMRLIRKGDQYMQEIESSVLGITEVLRSYGFLGKSHISYQSKVGPAEWTAPSSLSLIESLAKEGKSIAVFPISFVSDHLETLEEIGEQFKNLALDSGAKDFIRIPAFGTYLPFLEYLAEKVLLADGSINECLCKKMGGESLTTCRFKK; this is encoded by the coding sequence ATGAATCATAAACAAAAGAAAACACTCATTCTCGTGAATTTGGGTGGTCCACGGACATCTGACGAAATTGAAGTTTTTTTGACGGATCTATTCACGGATCCTTTTGTTTTCGATTTGCCTTTGCCTGAATTTTTGCGATTGCCTTTGGCACGTTTGATTGCCAAAAAGAGAACCCCCAAAGTGAAAAGAACATATGAATCCATGGGATTTGGGGGTGGTTCTCCGTTGGTTTCAGAAACAGAAAAACAAGCCAAAGTTTTGGAAAAAATCTTAAACGACAAAACTTCAATCGATTGGACAGTCAATGTGGCAATGACCTGTGGTTTTCCTCATATCAGAGATCCCAAATTTGAAAAACCAAGTCCTAACACAATTTATCTGCCGTTATATCCACAATTTTCTCGTTCTACTGTACTTTCTACTCTTAGTCATTTAGAAAAAAAATTTCATGAATGCCCTATTGGGAGTGGGGGATATGTTCCAACTTTTGCTCGCGACTCAAAATACCACCAAATATCAGCTAGGTTCATTTTTGATTTTTTCTCTGGTGTTTTGAATGAAGCAGATTTTTTACATTTTCCGAAAGGCAAATTAGCGAACGATTGGAAAAATCTTGATTTGGTGTTTTCTGCTCATGGAGTTCCTATGCGGTTGATCCGGAAAGGAGACCAATACATGCAAGAAATTGAATCCTCTGTTTTGGGGATCACTGAAGTTTTACGATCTTATGGATTCCTTGGAAAATCACATATATCTTATCAAAGTAAGGTAGGACCTGCAGAATGGACCGCACCGAGTTCATTAAGTTTGATAGAGTCTCTTGCGAAAGAAGGTAAATCAATCGCAGTTTTTCCTATCAGTTTTGTCAGTGATCACTTAGAAACCTTGGAAGAAATTGGAGAACAGTTTAAAAATCTTGCCTTAGATTCAGGAGCGAAAGATTTTATTCGAATTCCAGCATTTGGTACGTATCTTCCGTTTTTGGAATACCTTGCAGAGAAAGTATTGTTGGCCGACGGTTCGATCAATGAATGTTTATGTAAAAAAATGGGAGGAGAGTCACTCACTACTTGTCGATTCAAAAAGTGA